One region of Haloprofundus salilacus genomic DNA includes:
- a CDS encoding AMP-binding protein encodes MNLEHALERTARHHPDATALSGRGVRGERSYRELADHVRRLAGGLAELGVERGDRVAILTRNHAAFVETSFALYRLGASKVPLNSMLTPREHDMLVDDADADVLVTEASFANHCAEMESSVRATVVVDGDGNGDGDGVTADAWKESAPGVDVRSYDSLLDADPTDRPVDIALDDPCAVMYTSGTTGRPKGVQHTHGTWLTTALGLKDVLDQRAGEVTLHAAPLTHGSGFLVESTVLSGGANHVEDGFAPDRFLDAVESRGVNTVFLAPTMVYKLLDAYDGGRDTSSLKNVYYAGSPMSAARLAEGMERFGDVFVQSYAQMECPMLVTLLDRDDHRRALDGNEERLASAGREVDIAHVRVVDDDGREVSTGEPGEVVVTGPHVTPGYLNLPEETEAAFSELPTSDANGESEAQEASGRWLHTGDIGRLDDEGYLYIMDRKKDMIITGGMNVFPREVEEVVIEHEEVSNAAVIGVPDDYWGEKVTAIVEPRPDADVDADRLAAEVTERCAESLAAYKKPKTVEVVDELPRSSYGKVLKTELRERYWEDEGRRI; translated from the coding sequence ATGAATCTCGAACACGCGCTCGAACGGACGGCGCGACACCATCCCGACGCCACCGCGCTGTCGGGGCGAGGCGTCCGCGGAGAGCGGAGCTACCGGGAACTCGCCGACCACGTCCGCCGACTGGCCGGAGGGCTGGCGGAACTGGGCGTCGAACGCGGCGACCGGGTTGCCATCCTCACGCGCAACCACGCCGCGTTCGTCGAAACGTCGTTCGCGCTCTACCGACTCGGCGCGAGCAAGGTGCCGCTCAACTCGATGCTCACCCCCCGAGAGCACGACATGCTCGTCGACGACGCGGATGCGGACGTGCTAGTCACCGAGGCGTCGTTCGCCAACCACTGCGCCGAGATGGAGTCGTCGGTACGGGCAACGGTCGTCGTCGACGGAGACGGCAATGGCGACGGCGACGGTGTGACCGCCGACGCGTGGAAGGAGAGCGCGCCGGGGGTCGACGTTCGGTCGTACGACTCGCTCCTCGACGCCGATCCCACCGATCGACCCGTCGACATCGCGCTCGACGACCCGTGTGCGGTGATGTACACCTCGGGGACAACGGGTCGACCGAAGGGCGTCCAGCACACCCACGGTACGTGGCTCACGACGGCGCTCGGACTGAAAGACGTCCTCGACCAGCGCGCGGGGGAGGTGACGCTCCACGCCGCGCCGCTGACCCACGGGTCGGGCTTTCTGGTCGAGTCGACGGTACTCTCGGGCGGCGCGAACCACGTCGAAGACGGGTTCGCCCCCGACCGCTTTCTCGACGCGGTGGAGTCCCGTGGGGTGAACACCGTCTTCCTCGCCCCGACGATGGTGTACAAGCTCTTGGACGCCTACGACGGCGGCCGCGACACGAGTTCGCTGAAGAACGTCTACTACGCCGGGTCGCCGATGAGCGCCGCGCGACTCGCCGAGGGGATGGAGCGATTCGGCGACGTGTTCGTCCAGTCGTACGCTCAGATGGAGTGTCCGATGTTGGTGACGCTGCTCGACCGAGACGACCACAGACGGGCGCTCGACGGGAACGAGGAACGACTCGCGTCGGCCGGACGCGAGGTCGACATCGCGCACGTCCGCGTCGTCGACGACGACGGCAGAGAAGTCTCGACCGGCGAACCCGGTGAGGTAGTAGTGACGGGACCGCACGTCACGCCCGGCTATCTGAACCTCCCCGAGGAGACGGAGGCAGCGTTCTCCGAACTCCCCACGAGCGACGCGAACGGGGAGTCGGAAGCACAGGAGGCTTCCGGAAGGTGGCTCCACACCGGCGATATCGGCCGCCTCGACGACGAGGGCTACCTCTACATCATGGATCGCAAGAAGGACATGATAATCACTGGCGGGATGAACGTCTTCCCCCGAGAGGTCGAGGAGGTCGTCATCGAACACGAGGAGGTGTCGAACGCCGCGGTTATCGGCGTCCCCGACGACTACTGGGGCGAGAAAGTGACCGCAATCGTCGAGCCGCGACCGGACGCGGACGTCGACGCCGACCGTCTCGCTGCGGAGGTGACAGAGCGCTGCGCGGAGTCGCTGGCGGCGTACAAGAAGCCGAAAACCGTCGAAGTCGTCGACGAACTCCCGCGGAGCTCCTACGGGAAGGTGCTCAAGACGGAACTCCGCGAGAGGTACTGGGAGGACGAGGGGCGCCGCATCTGA
- a CDS encoding MaoC/PaaZ C-terminal domain-containing protein — MSGPVRYYDDLSVGDVFETRGRTITETHLVTHAGNTGDMNELQMNAAYAAETEFGERPVHAPLTYSVMEGLITSDFRNEASNVCYYGLDSMRIPAPTFVGDTISVEREVVDKREKPPGGIVAFRDEVTTDDGRTVLVCETLEYIRERPEEE; from the coding sequence ATGTCAGGACCGGTTCGCTACTACGACGACCTCTCGGTGGGTGACGTGTTCGAGACCCGCGGGCGCACCATCACGGAGACGCACCTCGTCACCCACGCCGGGAACACTGGAGACATGAACGAGTTGCAGATGAACGCGGCCTACGCGGCGGAGACGGAGTTCGGCGAGCGACCGGTTCACGCGCCGCTGACGTACTCGGTGATGGAGGGACTCATCACGAGCGACTTCCGAAACGAGGCGTCGAACGTCTGTTACTACGGTCTCGATTCGATGCGGATTCCCGCACCGACGTTCGTCGGCGATACCATCTCTGTCGAGCGAGAGGTCGTCGACAAGCGCGAGAAGCCGCCGGGCGGCATCGTGGCGTTCCGCGACGAGGTGACGACCGACGACGGGAGGACGGTACTCGTCTGCGAGACGCTGGAGTACATTCGAGAGCGGCCGGAAGAGGAGTAA
- a CDS encoding DUF7344 domain-containing protein: protein MSRDSIEFDTVLDLCRDQHRRIVLAVLAEEHRSLTVNDLSKAILKYNHHAPVTEVSEEVLAEIRLSLYHEHIPKLASKGVIEYDPERQHVVPTERFDQSQPLLSSIIEADPGLQVPVAL, encoded by the coding sequence ATGAGCAGGGATTCCATCGAATTCGACACGGTACTGGACCTCTGTCGGGATCAGCATCGTCGAATTGTGCTTGCGGTACTCGCAGAAGAACACCGTTCGTTAACGGTGAACGATCTCTCTAAGGCAATACTGAAGTATAATCACCACGCGCCAGTTACAGAGGTTTCTGAAGAGGTACTCGCAGAGATTCGCCTCTCGTTGTATCACGAGCACATCCCGAAGTTAGCATCGAAAGGGGTCATCGAATACGACCCAGAGCGCCAACATGTAGTACCGACGGAGCGGTTCGACCAGTCGCAACCGCTGCTCTCTTCGATCATCGAGGCCGATCCCGGTCTCCAAGTACCTGTCGCACTGTGA
- a CDS encoding helix-turn-helix domain-containing protein translates to MATEATFTVPSEQFPLGTIFEQLPGVTVELERIIPARDVVIPYFWVRGTAVDDVEGAFTRHPGVKQIDLIDSVEDEYLLRVEWAVDYDDVLTTLTETKIALIEAVGTNKQWTFEVRGDARSEIAAFQSRCRELDIPITLTELHALTPVETRTEAALTDKQQETLELAFERGYFESPREVTMEDLGDDLGISEQAVGSRLRRGIKQILGSTLTDATTPSR, encoded by the coding sequence ATGGCTACTGAGGCTACCTTTACGGTTCCGTCTGAGCAGTTCCCCTTGGGAACCATATTCGAACAGCTGCCGGGCGTGACGGTCGAACTGGAGCGAATCATTCCCGCACGAGACGTGGTGATCCCCTATTTCTGGGTTCGAGGGACTGCCGTTGACGATGTCGAGGGAGCGTTTACCAGGCATCCGGGTGTAAAGCAGATCGACCTCATCGACTCCGTCGAAGACGAGTATCTGCTGCGCGTCGAGTGGGCGGTAGATTACGACGACGTCCTAACCACGTTAACGGAAACGAAGATCGCGCTCATCGAAGCTGTTGGAACGAACAAGCAGTGGACGTTCGAGGTCCGCGGGGACGCTCGAAGCGAGATTGCAGCCTTTCAGTCTCGCTGTCGAGAGTTGGACATTCCGATCACACTGACCGAACTGCATGCGCTCACGCCGGTCGAGACGAGGACCGAGGCGGCGTTAACCGATAAACAGCAAGAGACGTTGGAACTCGCCTTCGAGCGCGGCTACTTCGAATCCCCGCGCGAGGTGACGATGGAAGACCTCGGCGACGATCTCGGGATCTCAGAACAAGCCGTCGGCTCTCGGCTCCGGCGGGGAATCAAACAGATTCTCGGGAGTACGCTGACCGACGCCACGACTCCCTCACGATAG
- a CDS encoding HalOD1 output domain-containing protein, whose product MDFPRALGITLYDHIDPEALDRPVSTTGDASGVSVDLTVHNDYQYAVEIRNTGHLVVEKIG is encoded by the coding sequence ATGGACTTTCCGAGAGCGCTTGGAATTACTCTCTACGACCACATCGATCCGGAGGCGCTCGACCGACCCGTGTCTACTACCGGTGACGCGAGTGGTGTCTCCGTTGATCTAACGGTTCACAACGATTATCAGTACGCCGTAGAGATACGAAACACCGGCCACCTCGTCGTCGAAAAGATCGGCTGA
- a CDS encoding MaoC family dehydratase, with amino-acid sequence METLHFEELAVGDRFETGGRTLTRAEIIAFADRYDPQPFHVDVEAVEDSVFDELVASGLHTMAIANRLVTDDFYAHTSVMGGTGIEDANFLAPVRAGDTLSVRVEVVEKRPSASKPDRGLVTVEQTVTNQEETPVMTLRITSFFRRRSASDS; translated from the coding sequence ATGGAGACGCTCCACTTCGAGGAGTTGGCCGTCGGCGACCGCTTCGAGACGGGCGGGCGAACGCTGACCCGCGCGGAGATAATCGCGTTCGCCGACCGCTACGACCCCCAACCGTTCCACGTAGACGTCGAAGCCGTCGAGGACTCCGTGTTCGACGAACTCGTCGCCAGCGGCCTGCACACGATGGCTATCGCCAACCGCCTCGTCACCGACGACTTCTACGCGCACACGTCGGTGATGGGCGGGACGGGCATCGAGGATGCGAACTTCCTCGCGCCGGTCCGCGCCGGCGACACGCTCTCGGTCCGCGTCGAAGTCGTCGAGAAGCGCCCGTCGGCGTCGAAACCCGACCGGGGGCTCGTCACCGTCGAACAGACCGTCACCAATCAGGAAGAGACGCCAGTGATGACGCTACGAATCACGAGTTTCTTCCGACGGCGTTCGGCGAGCGACAGCTGA
- a CDS encoding phosphotransferase family protein produces MTNERRYEERLVDERRLRMYLASELGEAETFAVEWHREGHSNETLFVTWDERELVLRRPPPGETADTAHDVGREYRVMDALQGTTVPVPPTVLHCEDDAIIGSEFYLMERVDGDVVRLDEPGRFATTDRRAALGHELVDSLAAVHDLDFESVGLGEFGRPEGYLRRQVDRWGKQMEWAAGRTERPGGLPGRDEVEAWLGANVPEEHAHTLVHGDYKLDNVILAPGTPPRVSAVVDWELSTLGAPLSDLGWMLLFWHDDPDGEPPIPELMPSFTAREGYPTRRKLVERYEERTGIAFEHPTFYLVLATYKLAGVCEMFYARHLSGDSDDPLYAAMDEGTPALLSYAEDAIDGTRAW; encoded by the coding sequence ATGACCAACGAGCGGAGGTACGAGGAGCGACTCGTCGACGAGCGCCGACTCCGGATGTATCTCGCGTCCGAGTTGGGCGAGGCGGAGACGTTCGCCGTCGAGTGGCACCGGGAGGGACACTCGAACGAGACGCTGTTCGTCACGTGGGACGAGCGCGAACTCGTCCTGCGGCGGCCGCCGCCGGGCGAGACCGCCGACACCGCACACGACGTGGGACGGGAGTACCGCGTGATGGACGCGCTGCAGGGGACGACGGTGCCCGTCCCGCCGACGGTGCTGCACTGCGAGGACGACGCCATCATTGGTAGCGAGTTCTACCTCATGGAGCGCGTCGACGGCGACGTGGTCCGACTCGACGAACCCGGGCGGTTCGCGACCACCGACCGACGGGCGGCGCTCGGCCACGAACTCGTCGACTCGCTGGCGGCGGTTCACGACCTCGACTTCGAATCCGTGGGTCTCGGCGAGTTCGGCCGCCCCGAAGGCTACCTCCGACGACAGGTCGACCGGTGGGGCAAGCAGATGGAGTGGGCCGCTGGCCGGACCGAGCGTCCGGGAGGGTTGCCGGGGCGAGACGAAGTGGAGGCGTGGCTCGGCGCCAACGTACCCGAAGAACACGCGCACACACTCGTCCACGGCGACTACAAACTCGACAACGTCATCCTCGCGCCCGGTACGCCGCCGCGGGTGAGCGCCGTCGTCGACTGGGAGCTCTCGACGCTCGGCGCGCCGCTGTCGGATTTGGGCTGGATGCTGCTGTTCTGGCACGACGACCCCGACGGGGAACCGCCGATTCCGGAGCTGATGCCGTCGTTCACGGCTCGAGAGGGCTACCCGACCCGCCGCAAACTCGTCGAACGGTACGAGGAACGAACGGGCATCGCCTTCGAGCACCCGACGTTCTACCTGGTGCTCGCGACGTACAAGCTGGCGGGCGTCTGCGAGATGTTCTACGCGCGGCACCTTTCGGGCGACAGCGACGACCCCCTCTACGCGGCCATGGACGAGGGGACGCCCGCGCTGCTGTCGTACGCCGAAGACGCCATCGACGGGACGCGGGCGTGGTGA
- a CDS encoding HAD family hydrolase, protein MARQSPEVNDDANDATNDWRAVFWDIGGVLLDVDSARQSHRRFVEALAERYDLSTPVDDALATWREEVGSHFREREGTEFRSSRTAYGLAVDAVVGESVPVEEWAPLFERVQRETLRPNPGAVETVERLAESRLYVGVISDINTAEATLIFDIFGLGDAFDSVTTSESIGRTKPAPAMFEAALAAADVPPATALMVGDRYEHDVAGAAAAGMYTVAYGADDGPAVDYRVDVLRAILDIVGAER, encoded by the coding sequence GTGGCTCGCCAATCCCCGGAGGTGAACGACGACGCGAACGACGCCACGAACGACTGGCGAGCCGTGTTTTGGGATATCGGCGGCGTGCTCCTCGACGTTGACTCCGCGCGCCAATCCCACCGCCGCTTCGTTGAGGCGCTCGCCGAGCGATACGACCTGTCGACGCCCGTCGACGACGCGCTGGCGACGTGGCGCGAGGAGGTCGGCAGCCACTTCCGTGAACGGGAAGGAACCGAGTTCCGGTCCTCGCGCACGGCCTACGGTCTCGCCGTCGACGCCGTCGTCGGCGAGTCGGTCCCGGTCGAGGAGTGGGCACCGCTGTTCGAGCGCGTCCAGCGAGAGACGCTCCGGCCGAACCCGGGAGCGGTCGAGACCGTCGAACGACTCGCCGAATCCCGCCTTTACGTCGGCGTTATCAGCGACATCAACACTGCCGAAGCGACTCTCATCTTCGACATCTTCGGACTGGGGGACGCCTTCGACTCGGTGACGACCTCCGAGTCGATCGGACGGACGAAACCGGCCCCGGCGATGTTCGAGGCGGCGCTGGCCGCCGCCGACGTCCCGCCGGCGACGGCGCTGATGGTCGGCGACCGCTACGAACACGACGTGGCGGGCGCGGCCGCCGCCGGGATGTACACCGTCGCGTACGGTGCGGACGACGGCCCCGCCGTCGACTACCGCGTCGACGTCCTGCGAGCTATCCTCGATATCGTCGGCGCCGAGCGCTGA